The proteins below are encoded in one region of Oncorhynchus gorbuscha isolate QuinsamMale2020 ecotype Even-year linkage group LG01, OgorEven_v1.0, whole genome shotgun sequence:
- the LOC124034889 gene encoding protein MTSS 2-like isoform X5, giving the protein MESVEKECGALGGLFQAIVNDMKSSYPVWEDFSAKATKLHSQLRNTVLAIVTFLDAFQKVADMATNSRGGTRDIGSALTRMCMRHRSIETKLRHFTITLMEGLVTPLQDRIEEWKKTANLLDKDHAKEYKRSRQEIKRKSSDSMKLQKKARKGRGNLRPQLDSAMQDVSDLYLLMGETEKQAVRRALLEERGRYCSFINLLQPVVNGEIAMLGEITHLQAIVDDLTVLTEDPHKLPPASEQVIGDLKGSDYSWSYQTPPSSPSSAASRKSSMCSILQMPSSAAHRLSSVSSHDSGFISQDANTHSKPPSPMPSDITSQKTTSSASSEASETCQSVSECNSPAADWSKTSTYEPLLATTLQRRRESLDRMREQEVSSSPKGFSGMHPDTHRSILAQAAIATAKHSGEAMSPAASTLAMVLIRGLSVEHQKNSRESLQYSSGYSTQTNTPSCSEDTIPSQGSDYECYSLNGDAGTSREADFDKSSTIPRHSNIAQNYRRMIQTKRPASTAGLPAGLSPPGGTHGETAGGDGGRDGGHGAITSGTATIRRTPSSKTGVRRTPSTSGPIPICPPIVPVKTPTVPDSPSYSPGYSLSPTQKCMGSNEYQYADESPPSALEYRKVSPKLLSLPDTSTCGSEGGLERSVYAQQPLSMAGLSPEEDSQLAANRHSLVEKIGELAASAYALGEGQFPFPPLDPLPANPVRTNSVPQHPQHLPPKSQEGVDMLVSIRRGVRLRKAVSNDRSAPRILQDTAAASRILR; this is encoded by the exons GTGGCACCAGGGACATTGGTTCAGCTCTGACCAGGATGTGCATGAGACACCGCAGCATTGAGACTAAATTACGCCACTTCACCAT tACTCTTATGGAAGGCCTAGTCACTCCTCTCCAGGACAGGATAGAGGAATGGAAGAAGACAGCTAACCTGCTGGACAAAGACCACGCCAAAG aatACAAGCGGTCTCGTCAGGAGATAAAGAGGAAGTCCTCAGACAGTATGAAGCTCCAAAAGAAAGCCAGGAAAG GGCGGGGGAACTTGCGTCCCCAGCTGGACAGTGCCATGCAGGACGTCAGTGACCTCTACCTGCTGATgggtgagacagagaagcaggCGGTGCGCCGGGCCCTCCTGGAGGAGAGGGGGCGCTACTGTTCCTTCATCAACCTTCTGCAGCCTGTGGTG AATGGAGAGATAGCCATGCTGGGAGAGATCACTCACCTGCAGGCTATTGTTGATGACCTCACAGTGCTGACTGAAGACCCGCACAAACTGCCCCCGGCTAGTGAGCAG gtgATCGGGGACTTGAAGGGTTCAGACTACAGTTGGTCCTATcagacccctccctcctctcccagcagtgCTGCTTCCAGGAAGAGCAGTATGTGCAGTATCCTCCAGATGCCCAGCTCCGCTGCCCACCGCCTCAGCAGTGTCTCCTCCCACGACTCAGGGTTCATCTCTCAGGATGCCAACACCCATTCCAAGCCCCCCTCACCCATGCCCTCTGACATCACCAGCCAG AAGACCACCAGCTCAGCCTCTTCTGAGGCATCAGAAACCTGCCAGTCTGTCAGCGAGTGCAACTCTCCCGCTGCG GATTGGTCCAAAACGAGTACCTACGAGCCCTTATTGGCTACCACGCTACAGCGAAGGAGAGAGTCATTGGACAGGATGAGGGAGCAGGAGGTTTCTTCCAGTCCTAAAGGGTTCTCTGGGATGCATCCAGACACTCATAGGTCCATTCTAGCCCAAGCTGCCATAGCCACAGCCAAG CACAGTGGTGAGGCCATGTCCCCAGCAGCCAGTACACTAGCCATGGTGCTGATCCGGGGTCTCAGTGTAGAGCATCAAAAGAATAGCAGGgaatctctgcagtactccagtGGCTACAGCACCCAGACAAACACACCATCCTGTTCAGAGGACACCATCCCCTCACAGG GGTCGGACTATGAGTGCTACTCTCTGAACGGGGATGCTGGCACCAGCAGGGAGGCCGACTTTGACAAGTCCTCCACCATCCCCCGCCACAGCAACATCGCACAGAACTACCGCCGCATGATCCAAACCAAGAGGCCTGCTAGCACCGCTGGACTGCCGGCCGGATTGAGCCCTCCTGGGGGTACGCATGGAGAGACTGCAGGGGGTGATGGAGGTCGTGACGGGGGGCATGGAGCCATCACCTCTGGAACAGCCACCATCCGCCGAACCCCCTCCTCCAAAACAGGAGTGAGACGTACCCCTTCCACCTCGGGCCCCATCCCCATCTGCCCCCCCATCGTTCCAGTCAAGACCCCCACTGTGCCAGACTCTCCAAGCTACTCCCCTGGCTACTCCCTCAGCCCCACCCAAAAGTGCATGGGCAGCAATGAGTACCAGTATGCAGATGAGTCTCCACCCAGTGCCCTGGAGTACAGGAAGGTCTCCCCCAAGCTGCTGAGCCTGCCTGACACCAGCACCTGTGGCTCCGAAGGGGGGCTGGAACGAAGCGTCTACGCCCAGCAGCCCCTTAGCATGGCTGGCCTCAGCCCAGAGGAAGACTCCCAGCTGGCCGCCAACCGCCACAGCCTGGTGGAGAAGATAGGAGAACTGGCGGCCAGTGCCTATGCCCTTGGTGAGGGTCAGTTCCCTTTCCCCCCTCTGGACCCTCTGCCAGCGAACCCAGTCAGGACAAATTCTGTACCCCAACACCCACAACACCTACCCCCTAAGTCGCAAGAGGGAGTGGACATGCTGGTGTCCATACGGAGGGGTGTGAGGCTTCGCAAGGCGGTCTCCAATGACAGATCAGCCCCCAGGATACTCCAGGATACTGCTGCAGCCTCCAGGATACTGCGGTAG
- the LOC124034889 gene encoding protein MTSS 2-like isoform X2, with product MESVEKECGALGGLFQAIVNDMKSSYPVWEDFSAKATKLHSQLRNTVLAIVTFLDAFQKVADMATNSRGGTRDIGSALTRMCMRHRSIETKLRHFTITLMEGLVTPLQDRIEEWKKTANLLDKDHAKEYKRSRQEIKRKSSDSMKLQKKARKGRGNLRPQLDSAMQDVSDLYLLMGETEKQAVRRALLEERGRYCSFINLLQPVVNGEIAMLGEITHLQAIVDDLTVLTEDPHKLPPASEQVIGDLKGSDYSWSYQTPPSSPSSAASRKSSMCSILQMPSSAAHRLSSVSSHDSGFISQDANTHSKPPSPMPSDITSQKTTSSASSEASETCQSVSECNSPAAFGSCSSFGTFRSTLSYTGSGILPGSPTFNRPPGSNTPSPTSKVPSWKDWSKTSTYEPLLATTLQRRRESLDRMREQEVSSSPKGFSGMHPDTHRSILAQAAIATAKHSGEAMSPAASTLAMVLIRGLSVEHQKNSRESLQYSSGYSTQTNTPSCSEDTIPSQGSDYECYSLNGDAGTSREADFDKSSTIPRHSNIAQNYRRMIQTKRPASTAGLPAGLSPPGGTHGETAGGDGGRDGGHGAITSGTATIRRTPSSKTGVRRTPSTSGPIPICPPIVPVKTPTVPDSPSYSPGYSLSPTQKCMGSNEYQYADESPPSALEYRKVSPKLLSLPDTSTCGSEGGLERSVYAQQPLSMAGLSPEEDSQLAANRHSLVEKIGELAASAYALGEGQFPFPPLDPLPANPVRTNSVPQHPQHLPPKSQEGVDMLVSIRRGVRLRKAVSNDRSAPRILQDTAAASRILR from the exons GTGGCACCAGGGACATTGGTTCAGCTCTGACCAGGATGTGCATGAGACACCGCAGCATTGAGACTAAATTACGCCACTTCACCAT tACTCTTATGGAAGGCCTAGTCACTCCTCTCCAGGACAGGATAGAGGAATGGAAGAAGACAGCTAACCTGCTGGACAAAGACCACGCCAAAG aatACAAGCGGTCTCGTCAGGAGATAAAGAGGAAGTCCTCAGACAGTATGAAGCTCCAAAAGAAAGCCAGGAAAG GGCGGGGGAACTTGCGTCCCCAGCTGGACAGTGCCATGCAGGACGTCAGTGACCTCTACCTGCTGATgggtgagacagagaagcaggCGGTGCGCCGGGCCCTCCTGGAGGAGAGGGGGCGCTACTGTTCCTTCATCAACCTTCTGCAGCCTGTGGTG AATGGAGAGATAGCCATGCTGGGAGAGATCACTCACCTGCAGGCTATTGTTGATGACCTCACAGTGCTGACTGAAGACCCGCACAAACTGCCCCCGGCTAGTGAGCAG gtgATCGGGGACTTGAAGGGTTCAGACTACAGTTGGTCCTATcagacccctccctcctctcccagcagtgCTGCTTCCAGGAAGAGCAGTATGTGCAGTATCCTCCAGATGCCCAGCTCCGCTGCCCACCGCCTCAGCAGTGTCTCCTCCCACGACTCAGGGTTCATCTCTCAGGATGCCAACACCCATTCCAAGCCCCCCTCACCCATGCCCTCTGACATCACCAGCCAG AAGACCACCAGCTCAGCCTCTTCTGAGGCATCAGAAACCTGCCAGTCTGTCAGCGAGTGCAACTCTCCCGCTGCG TTTGGCTCATGCTCATCCTTCGGTACCTTCCGCTCCACTCTCTCTTACACTGGCTCTGGCATACTTCCTGGGTCCCCCACATTTAACCGCCCTCCTGGATCCAACACCCCCTCACCCACATCAAAAGTTCCTAGCTGGAAG GATTGGTCCAAAACGAGTACCTACGAGCCCTTATTGGCTACCACGCTACAGCGAAGGAGAGAGTCATTGGACAGGATGAGGGAGCAGGAGGTTTCTTCCAGTCCTAAAGGGTTCTCTGGGATGCATCCAGACACTCATAGGTCCATTCTAGCCCAAGCTGCCATAGCCACAGCCAAG CACAGTGGTGAGGCCATGTCCCCAGCAGCCAGTACACTAGCCATGGTGCTGATCCGGGGTCTCAGTGTAGAGCATCAAAAGAATAGCAGGgaatctctgcagtactccagtGGCTACAGCACCCAGACAAACACACCATCCTGTTCAGAGGACACCATCCCCTCACAGG GGTCGGACTATGAGTGCTACTCTCTGAACGGGGATGCTGGCACCAGCAGGGAGGCCGACTTTGACAAGTCCTCCACCATCCCCCGCCACAGCAACATCGCACAGAACTACCGCCGCATGATCCAAACCAAGAGGCCTGCTAGCACCGCTGGACTGCCGGCCGGATTGAGCCCTCCTGGGGGTACGCATGGAGAGACTGCAGGGGGTGATGGAGGTCGTGACGGGGGGCATGGAGCCATCACCTCTGGAACAGCCACCATCCGCCGAACCCCCTCCTCCAAAACAGGAGTGAGACGTACCCCTTCCACCTCGGGCCCCATCCCCATCTGCCCCCCCATCGTTCCAGTCAAGACCCCCACTGTGCCAGACTCTCCAAGCTACTCCCCTGGCTACTCCCTCAGCCCCACCCAAAAGTGCATGGGCAGCAATGAGTACCAGTATGCAGATGAGTCTCCACCCAGTGCCCTGGAGTACAGGAAGGTCTCCCCCAAGCTGCTGAGCCTGCCTGACACCAGCACCTGTGGCTCCGAAGGGGGGCTGGAACGAAGCGTCTACGCCCAGCAGCCCCTTAGCATGGCTGGCCTCAGCCCAGAGGAAGACTCCCAGCTGGCCGCCAACCGCCACAGCCTGGTGGAGAAGATAGGAGAACTGGCGGCCAGTGCCTATGCCCTTGGTGAGGGTCAGTTCCCTTTCCCCCCTCTGGACCCTCTGCCAGCGAACCCAGTCAGGACAAATTCTGTACCCCAACACCCACAACACCTACCCCCTAAGTCGCAAGAGGGAGTGGACATGCTGGTGTCCATACGGAGGGGTGTGAGGCTTCGCAAGGCGGTCTCCAATGACAGATCAGCCCCCAGGATACTCCAGGATACTGCTGCAGCCTCCAGGATACTGCGGTAG
- the LOC124034889 gene encoding protein MTSS 2-like isoform X1: MESVEKECGALGGLFQAIVNDMKSSYPVWEDFSAKATKLHSQLRNTVLAIVTFLDAFQKVADMATNSRGGTRDIGSALTRMCMRHRSIETKLRHFTITLMEGLVTPLQDRIEEWKKTANLLDKDHAKEYKRSRQEIKRKSSDSMKLQKKARKELLGRGNLRPQLDSAMQDVSDLYLLMGETEKQAVRRALLEERGRYCSFINLLQPVVNGEIAMLGEITHLQAIVDDLTVLTEDPHKLPPASEQVIGDLKGSDYSWSYQTPPSSPSSAASRKSSMCSILQMPSSAAHRLSSVSSHDSGFISQDANTHSKPPSPMPSDITSQKTTSSASSEASETCQSVSECNSPAAFGSCSSFGTFRSTLSYTGSGILPGSPTFNRPPGSNTPSPTSKVPSWKDWSKTSTYEPLLATTLQRRRESLDRMREQEVSSSPKGFSGMHPDTHRSILAQAAIATAKHSGEAMSPAASTLAMVLIRGLSVEHQKNSRESLQYSSGYSTQTNTPSCSEDTIPSQGSDYECYSLNGDAGTSREADFDKSSTIPRHSNIAQNYRRMIQTKRPASTAGLPAGLSPPGGTHGETAGGDGGRDGGHGAITSGTATIRRTPSSKTGVRRTPSTSGPIPICPPIVPVKTPTVPDSPSYSPGYSLSPTQKCMGSNEYQYADESPPSALEYRKVSPKLLSLPDTSTCGSEGGLERSVYAQQPLSMAGLSPEEDSQLAANRHSLVEKIGELAASAYALGEGQFPFPPLDPLPANPVRTNSVPQHPQHLPPKSQEGVDMLVSIRRGVRLRKAVSNDRSAPRILQDTAAASRILR, translated from the exons GTGGCACCAGGGACATTGGTTCAGCTCTGACCAGGATGTGCATGAGACACCGCAGCATTGAGACTAAATTACGCCACTTCACCAT tACTCTTATGGAAGGCCTAGTCACTCCTCTCCAGGACAGGATAGAGGAATGGAAGAAGACAGCTAACCTGCTGGACAAAGACCACGCCAAAG aatACAAGCGGTCTCGTCAGGAGATAAAGAGGAAGTCCTCAGACAGTATGAAGCTCCAAAAGAAAGCCAGGAAAG AGCTTTTAG GGCGGGGGAACTTGCGTCCCCAGCTGGACAGTGCCATGCAGGACGTCAGTGACCTCTACCTGCTGATgggtgagacagagaagcaggCGGTGCGCCGGGCCCTCCTGGAGGAGAGGGGGCGCTACTGTTCCTTCATCAACCTTCTGCAGCCTGTGGTG AATGGAGAGATAGCCATGCTGGGAGAGATCACTCACCTGCAGGCTATTGTTGATGACCTCACAGTGCTGACTGAAGACCCGCACAAACTGCCCCCGGCTAGTGAGCAG gtgATCGGGGACTTGAAGGGTTCAGACTACAGTTGGTCCTATcagacccctccctcctctcccagcagtgCTGCTTCCAGGAAGAGCAGTATGTGCAGTATCCTCCAGATGCCCAGCTCCGCTGCCCACCGCCTCAGCAGTGTCTCCTCCCACGACTCAGGGTTCATCTCTCAGGATGCCAACACCCATTCCAAGCCCCCCTCACCCATGCCCTCTGACATCACCAGCCAG AAGACCACCAGCTCAGCCTCTTCTGAGGCATCAGAAACCTGCCAGTCTGTCAGCGAGTGCAACTCTCCCGCTGCG TTTGGCTCATGCTCATCCTTCGGTACCTTCCGCTCCACTCTCTCTTACACTGGCTCTGGCATACTTCCTGGGTCCCCCACATTTAACCGCCCTCCTGGATCCAACACCCCCTCACCCACATCAAAAGTTCCTAGCTGGAAG GATTGGTCCAAAACGAGTACCTACGAGCCCTTATTGGCTACCACGCTACAGCGAAGGAGAGAGTCATTGGACAGGATGAGGGAGCAGGAGGTTTCTTCCAGTCCTAAAGGGTTCTCTGGGATGCATCCAGACACTCATAGGTCCATTCTAGCCCAAGCTGCCATAGCCACAGCCAAG CACAGTGGTGAGGCCATGTCCCCAGCAGCCAGTACACTAGCCATGGTGCTGATCCGGGGTCTCAGTGTAGAGCATCAAAAGAATAGCAGGgaatctctgcagtactccagtGGCTACAGCACCCAGACAAACACACCATCCTGTTCAGAGGACACCATCCCCTCACAGG GGTCGGACTATGAGTGCTACTCTCTGAACGGGGATGCTGGCACCAGCAGGGAGGCCGACTTTGACAAGTCCTCCACCATCCCCCGCCACAGCAACATCGCACAGAACTACCGCCGCATGATCCAAACCAAGAGGCCTGCTAGCACCGCTGGACTGCCGGCCGGATTGAGCCCTCCTGGGGGTACGCATGGAGAGACTGCAGGGGGTGATGGAGGTCGTGACGGGGGGCATGGAGCCATCACCTCTGGAACAGCCACCATCCGCCGAACCCCCTCCTCCAAAACAGGAGTGAGACGTACCCCTTCCACCTCGGGCCCCATCCCCATCTGCCCCCCCATCGTTCCAGTCAAGACCCCCACTGTGCCAGACTCTCCAAGCTACTCCCCTGGCTACTCCCTCAGCCCCACCCAAAAGTGCATGGGCAGCAATGAGTACCAGTATGCAGATGAGTCTCCACCCAGTGCCCTGGAGTACAGGAAGGTCTCCCCCAAGCTGCTGAGCCTGCCTGACACCAGCACCTGTGGCTCCGAAGGGGGGCTGGAACGAAGCGTCTACGCCCAGCAGCCCCTTAGCATGGCTGGCCTCAGCCCAGAGGAAGACTCCCAGCTGGCCGCCAACCGCCACAGCCTGGTGGAGAAGATAGGAGAACTGGCGGCCAGTGCCTATGCCCTTGGTGAGGGTCAGTTCCCTTTCCCCCCTCTGGACCCTCTGCCAGCGAACCCAGTCAGGACAAATTCTGTACCCCAACACCCACAACACCTACCCCCTAAGTCGCAAGAGGGAGTGGACATGCTGGTGTCCATACGGAGGGGTGTGAGGCTTCGCAAGGCGGTCTCCAATGACAGATCAGCCCCCAGGATACTCCAGGATACTGCTGCAGCCTCCAGGATACTGCGGTAG
- the LOC124034889 gene encoding protein MTSS 2-like isoform X4 → MESVEKECGALGGLFQAIVNDMKSSYPVWEDFSAKATKLHSQLRNTVLAIVTFLDAFQKVADMATNSRGGTRDIGSALTRMCMRHRSIETKLRHFTITLMEGLVTPLQDRIEEWKKTANLLDKDHAKEYKRSRQEIKRKSSDSMKLQKKARKELLGRGNLRPQLDSAMQDVSDLYLLMGETEKQAVRRALLEERGRYCSFINLLQPVVNGEIAMLGEITHLQAIVDDLTVLTEDPHKLPPASEQVIGDLKGSDYSWSYQTPPSSPSSAASRKSSMCSILQMPSSAAHRLSSVSSHDSGFISQDANTHSKPPSPMPSDITSQTTSSASSEASETCQSVSECNSPAADWSKTSTYEPLLATTLQRRRESLDRMREQEVSSSPKGFSGMHPDTHRSILAQAAIATAKHSGEAMSPAASTLAMVLIRGLSVEHQKNSRESLQYSSGYSTQTNTPSCSEDTIPSQGSDYECYSLNGDAGTSREADFDKSSTIPRHSNIAQNYRRMIQTKRPASTAGLPAGLSPPGGTHGETAGGDGGRDGGHGAITSGTATIRRTPSSKTGVRRTPSTSGPIPICPPIVPVKTPTVPDSPSYSPGYSLSPTQKCMGSNEYQYADESPPSALEYRKVSPKLLSLPDTSTCGSEGGLERSVYAQQPLSMAGLSPEEDSQLAANRHSLVEKIGELAASAYALGEGQFPFPPLDPLPANPVRTNSVPQHPQHLPPKSQEGVDMLVSIRRGVRLRKAVSNDRSAPRILQDTAAASRILR, encoded by the exons GTGGCACCAGGGACATTGGTTCAGCTCTGACCAGGATGTGCATGAGACACCGCAGCATTGAGACTAAATTACGCCACTTCACCAT tACTCTTATGGAAGGCCTAGTCACTCCTCTCCAGGACAGGATAGAGGAATGGAAGAAGACAGCTAACCTGCTGGACAAAGACCACGCCAAAG aatACAAGCGGTCTCGTCAGGAGATAAAGAGGAAGTCCTCAGACAGTATGAAGCTCCAAAAGAAAGCCAGGAAAG AGCTTTTAG GGCGGGGGAACTTGCGTCCCCAGCTGGACAGTGCCATGCAGGACGTCAGTGACCTCTACCTGCTGATgggtgagacagagaagcaggCGGTGCGCCGGGCCCTCCTGGAGGAGAGGGGGCGCTACTGTTCCTTCATCAACCTTCTGCAGCCTGTGGTG AATGGAGAGATAGCCATGCTGGGAGAGATCACTCACCTGCAGGCTATTGTTGATGACCTCACAGTGCTGACTGAAGACCCGCACAAACTGCCCCCGGCTAGTGAGCAG gtgATCGGGGACTTGAAGGGTTCAGACTACAGTTGGTCCTATcagacccctccctcctctcccagcagtgCTGCTTCCAGGAAGAGCAGTATGTGCAGTATCCTCCAGATGCCCAGCTCCGCTGCCCACCGCCTCAGCAGTGTCTCCTCCCACGACTCAGGGTTCATCTCTCAGGATGCCAACACCCATTCCAAGCCCCCCTCACCCATGCCCTCTGACATCACCAGCCAG ACCACCAGCTCAGCCTCTTCTGAGGCATCAGAAACCTGCCAGTCTGTCAGCGAGTGCAACTCTCCCGCTGCG GATTGGTCCAAAACGAGTACCTACGAGCCCTTATTGGCTACCACGCTACAGCGAAGGAGAGAGTCATTGGACAGGATGAGGGAGCAGGAGGTTTCTTCCAGTCCTAAAGGGTTCTCTGGGATGCATCCAGACACTCATAGGTCCATTCTAGCCCAAGCTGCCATAGCCACAGCCAAG CACAGTGGTGAGGCCATGTCCCCAGCAGCCAGTACACTAGCCATGGTGCTGATCCGGGGTCTCAGTGTAGAGCATCAAAAGAATAGCAGGgaatctctgcagtactccagtGGCTACAGCACCCAGACAAACACACCATCCTGTTCAGAGGACACCATCCCCTCACAGG GGTCGGACTATGAGTGCTACTCTCTGAACGGGGATGCTGGCACCAGCAGGGAGGCCGACTTTGACAAGTCCTCCACCATCCCCCGCCACAGCAACATCGCACAGAACTACCGCCGCATGATCCAAACCAAGAGGCCTGCTAGCACCGCTGGACTGCCGGCCGGATTGAGCCCTCCTGGGGGTACGCATGGAGAGACTGCAGGGGGTGATGGAGGTCGTGACGGGGGGCATGGAGCCATCACCTCTGGAACAGCCACCATCCGCCGAACCCCCTCCTCCAAAACAGGAGTGAGACGTACCCCTTCCACCTCGGGCCCCATCCCCATCTGCCCCCCCATCGTTCCAGTCAAGACCCCCACTGTGCCAGACTCTCCAAGCTACTCCCCTGGCTACTCCCTCAGCCCCACCCAAAAGTGCATGGGCAGCAATGAGTACCAGTATGCAGATGAGTCTCCACCCAGTGCCCTGGAGTACAGGAAGGTCTCCCCCAAGCTGCTGAGCCTGCCTGACACCAGCACCTGTGGCTCCGAAGGGGGGCTGGAACGAAGCGTCTACGCCCAGCAGCCCCTTAGCATGGCTGGCCTCAGCCCAGAGGAAGACTCCCAGCTGGCCGCCAACCGCCACAGCCTGGTGGAGAAGATAGGAGAACTGGCGGCCAGTGCCTATGCCCTTGGTGAGGGTCAGTTCCCTTTCCCCCCTCTGGACCCTCTGCCAGCGAACCCAGTCAGGACAAATTCTGTACCCCAACACCCACAACACCTACCCCCTAAGTCGCAAGAGGGAGTGGACATGCTGGTGTCCATACGGAGGGGTGTGAGGCTTCGCAAGGCGGTCTCCAATGACAGATCAGCCCCCAGGATACTCCAGGATACTGCTGCAGCCTCCAGGATACTGCGGTAG
- the LOC124034889 gene encoding protein MTSS 2-like isoform X3, with product MESVEKECGALGGLFQAIVNDMKSSYPVWEDFSAKATKLHSQLRNTVLAIVTFLDAFQKVADMATNSRGGTRDIGSALTRMCMRHRSIETKLRHFTITLMEGLVTPLQDRIEEWKKTANLLDKDHAKEYKRSRQEIKRKSSDSMKLQKKARKELLGRGNLRPQLDSAMQDVSDLYLLMGETEKQAVRRALLEERGRYCSFINLLQPVVNGEIAMLGEITHLQAIVDDLTVLTEDPHKLPPASEQVIGDLKGSDYSWSYQTPPSSPSSAASRKSSMCSILQMPSSAAHRLSSVSSHDSGFISQDANTHSKPPSPMPSDITSQKTTSSASSEASETCQSVSECNSPAADWSKTSTYEPLLATTLQRRRESLDRMREQEVSSSPKGFSGMHPDTHRSILAQAAIATAKHSGEAMSPAASTLAMVLIRGLSVEHQKNSRESLQYSSGYSTQTNTPSCSEDTIPSQGSDYECYSLNGDAGTSREADFDKSSTIPRHSNIAQNYRRMIQTKRPASTAGLPAGLSPPGGTHGETAGGDGGRDGGHGAITSGTATIRRTPSSKTGVRRTPSTSGPIPICPPIVPVKTPTVPDSPSYSPGYSLSPTQKCMGSNEYQYADESPPSALEYRKVSPKLLSLPDTSTCGSEGGLERSVYAQQPLSMAGLSPEEDSQLAANRHSLVEKIGELAASAYALGEGQFPFPPLDPLPANPVRTNSVPQHPQHLPPKSQEGVDMLVSIRRGVRLRKAVSNDRSAPRILQDTAAASRILR from the exons GTGGCACCAGGGACATTGGTTCAGCTCTGACCAGGATGTGCATGAGACACCGCAGCATTGAGACTAAATTACGCCACTTCACCAT tACTCTTATGGAAGGCCTAGTCACTCCTCTCCAGGACAGGATAGAGGAATGGAAGAAGACAGCTAACCTGCTGGACAAAGACCACGCCAAAG aatACAAGCGGTCTCGTCAGGAGATAAAGAGGAAGTCCTCAGACAGTATGAAGCTCCAAAAGAAAGCCAGGAAAG AGCTTTTAG GGCGGGGGAACTTGCGTCCCCAGCTGGACAGTGCCATGCAGGACGTCAGTGACCTCTACCTGCTGATgggtgagacagagaagcaggCGGTGCGCCGGGCCCTCCTGGAGGAGAGGGGGCGCTACTGTTCCTTCATCAACCTTCTGCAGCCTGTGGTG AATGGAGAGATAGCCATGCTGGGAGAGATCACTCACCTGCAGGCTATTGTTGATGACCTCACAGTGCTGACTGAAGACCCGCACAAACTGCCCCCGGCTAGTGAGCAG gtgATCGGGGACTTGAAGGGTTCAGACTACAGTTGGTCCTATcagacccctccctcctctcccagcagtgCTGCTTCCAGGAAGAGCAGTATGTGCAGTATCCTCCAGATGCCCAGCTCCGCTGCCCACCGCCTCAGCAGTGTCTCCTCCCACGACTCAGGGTTCATCTCTCAGGATGCCAACACCCATTCCAAGCCCCCCTCACCCATGCCCTCTGACATCACCAGCCAG AAGACCACCAGCTCAGCCTCTTCTGAGGCATCAGAAACCTGCCAGTCTGTCAGCGAGTGCAACTCTCCCGCTGCG GATTGGTCCAAAACGAGTACCTACGAGCCCTTATTGGCTACCACGCTACAGCGAAGGAGAGAGTCATTGGACAGGATGAGGGAGCAGGAGGTTTCTTCCAGTCCTAAAGGGTTCTCTGGGATGCATCCAGACACTCATAGGTCCATTCTAGCCCAAGCTGCCATAGCCACAGCCAAG CACAGTGGTGAGGCCATGTCCCCAGCAGCCAGTACACTAGCCATGGTGCTGATCCGGGGTCTCAGTGTAGAGCATCAAAAGAATAGCAGGgaatctctgcagtactccagtGGCTACAGCACCCAGACAAACACACCATCCTGTTCAGAGGACACCATCCCCTCACAGG GGTCGGACTATGAGTGCTACTCTCTGAACGGGGATGCTGGCACCAGCAGGGAGGCCGACTTTGACAAGTCCTCCACCATCCCCCGCCACAGCAACATCGCACAGAACTACCGCCGCATGATCCAAACCAAGAGGCCTGCTAGCACCGCTGGACTGCCGGCCGGATTGAGCCCTCCTGGGGGTACGCATGGAGAGACTGCAGGGGGTGATGGAGGTCGTGACGGGGGGCATGGAGCCATCACCTCTGGAACAGCCACCATCCGCCGAACCCCCTCCTCCAAAACAGGAGTGAGACGTACCCCTTCCACCTCGGGCCCCATCCCCATCTGCCCCCCCATCGTTCCAGTCAAGACCCCCACTGTGCCAGACTCTCCAAGCTACTCCCCTGGCTACTCCCTCAGCCCCACCCAAAAGTGCATGGGCAGCAATGAGTACCAGTATGCAGATGAGTCTCCACCCAGTGCCCTGGAGTACAGGAAGGTCTCCCCCAAGCTGCTGAGCCTGCCTGACACCAGCACCTGTGGCTCCGAAGGGGGGCTGGAACGAAGCGTCTACGCCCAGCAGCCCCTTAGCATGGCTGGCCTCAGCCCAGAGGAAGACTCCCAGCTGGCCGCCAACCGCCACAGCCTGGTGGAGAAGATAGGAGAACTGGCGGCCAGTGCCTATGCCCTTGGTGAGGGTCAGTTCCCTTTCCCCCCTCTGGACCCTCTGCCAGCGAACCCAGTCAGGACAAATTCTGTACCCCAACACCCACAACACCTACCCCCTAAGTCGCAAGAGGGAGTGGACATGCTGGTGTCCATACGGAGGGGTGTGAGGCTTCGCAAGGCGGTCTCCAATGACAGATCAGCCCCCAGGATACTCCAGGATACTGCTGCAGCCTCCAGGATACTGCGGTAG